Within the Cotesia glomerata isolate CgM1 unplaced genomic scaffold, MPM_Cglom_v2.3 scaffold_1525, whole genome shotgun sequence genome, the region tttctacTTGATACTGTTATGTTTTTACCGATAGTAAGAttgttttcttgatttaatgATGGTGAATTCACATTTGGTGgcattgattttttattcttaacagATTTCGGTGGAGAAgagacatttttatttaaggatTGATTATTTGATGTAACGTTATTTGAATCATTTAATCTTTCAGTAGCGACTTTTGTCGGCAGTGGTTGTGTAAAAGTTGCTAAATCGTTTGATTGATCAGGAGTACTGAGTGTGGATAAGTTCTGTAAATCTTCCGGATTtgtaacatttattttctttccACTTGTTACTGTTATGTTCTTACCAACAGTAAGGTTGTTTTTTCGATTCAATGATGGTGAATTCACATTAGATGGCATTGATTTTCTAATCTTAACAGATTTCAGTGGAGAAgagacatttttatttaaggatTGATTCTTCGATGTAACGTTATTTGAATCATTTAATCTTTCAGTAGCGAATTTACTCGGCAATGGTTCTGTAGAAGTTGCTAAATCGTTTGATTGATCAGGAGTACTGAGTGTGGATAAGTTCTGTGGATCTTCTGGATTTGTAACATTTGGTTTCTTTTCACTTGTTACTGTTATGTTTTTACCAACGGTAAGGTTGCTTTCTTGATTCAATGATGGTGAATTCACATTTTGCGgcattgattttttattcttaacagAGTTCAGTGGAGAAgagacatttttatttaa harbors:
- the LOC123273884 gene encoding mediator of RNA polymerase II transcription subunit 13-like, translating into MPPNVNSPSLNQENNLTVGKNITVTSRKKINVTNPEDPQNLSTLSTPDQSNGLATFTQPLPTKVATERLNDSNNVTSNNQSLNKNVSSPPNSVKNKKSMPPNVNSPSLNQINNLTVGKNITVTSRKKMNVTNPEDPQNLSTLSTPDQSNDLATSTQPLPTKVATERFNDSNNVTSNNPSLNKNVSSPLNSVKNKKSMPQNVNSPSLNQESNLTVGKNITVTSEKKPNVTNPEDPQNLSTLSTPDQSNDLATSTEPLPSKFATERLNDSNNVTSKNQSLNKNVSSPLKSVKIRKSMPSNVNSPSLNRKNNLTVGKNITVTSGKKINVTNPEDLQNLSTLSTPDQSNDLATFTQPLPTKVATERLNDSNNVTSNNQSLNKNVSSPPKSVKNKKSMPPNVNSPSLNQENNLTIGKNITVSSRKKINVTNPEDPQNLSTLSTPDQSNDLATFTTQPLPSKERSRY